A window of Streptomyces armeniacus contains these coding sequences:
- a CDS encoding AraC family transcriptional regulator, producing the protein MRTFEHGTAVWDVACPARPSRVAGVTMAGFRVRDLDALRMVPHPAVTLLLEFGEGVPVVDCAPGQRRRQWQRQRGSIVAGPGLGSGGAVWARGKNVECVQVRLSPVIARAVLGVSPAEMDGAVVSLDDLWGREAARIRERLGEVLSWQGRFALADALLVRRHAAGAPVDPEVAWAWARIVRGRGLVRVDGLAEEVGWSRKRLWSRFRSQLGLPPKRAVRLVRFDRAAHRLVAGEDAAGVAAGAGYADQSHLHRDVVAFAGVTPGAVAAEPFLAVDDIAWPGQGSARRDTP; encoded by the coding sequence GTGCGGACCTTCGAGCACGGTACGGCCGTGTGGGATGTCGCCTGCCCGGCACGGCCCAGCCGGGTGGCCGGTGTCACCATGGCCGGGTTCCGCGTACGTGACCTGGACGCGCTCCGGATGGTCCCGCACCCCGCGGTGACGCTGCTGCTGGAGTTCGGAGAGGGCGTGCCCGTCGTGGACTGCGCCCCCGGGCAGCGGCGGCGGCAGTGGCAGAGGCAGCGGGGGAGCATCGTCGCCGGCCCCGGGCTCGGGTCCGGAGGCGCGGTGTGGGCGCGGGGGAAGAACGTCGAGTGCGTACAGGTGCGCCTGTCCCCGGTGATCGCACGCGCGGTCCTGGGCGTTTCCCCCGCCGAAATGGACGGCGCCGTGGTGTCCCTCGACGACCTGTGGGGCCGGGAGGCGGCCCGGATACGGGAGCGGCTGGGCGAAGTCCTCTCGTGGCAGGGCCGTTTCGCGCTGGCGGACGCGCTGCTCGTACGGCGCCACGCGGCCGGTGCGCCCGTGGACCCGGAGGTGGCGTGGGCCTGGGCGCGGATCGTACGCGGGCGTGGCCTCGTACGGGTCGACGGGCTCGCGGAGGAGGTCGGATGGAGCCGCAAGCGCCTGTGGTCCCGGTTCCGGTCGCAGCTCGGGCTGCCGCCCAAGCGGGCCGTGAGGCTGGTCCGCTTCGACCGTGCGGCCCACCGCCTGGTCGCGGGCGAGGACGCGGCCGGAGTCGCGGCGGGCGCCGGGTACGCAGACCAGTCGCATCTGCACCGCGACGTGGTGGCCTTCGCCGGGGTCACTCCCGGAGCCGTGGCCGCCGAGCCGTTCCTGGCGGTTGACGACATCGCCTGGCCCGGTCAGGGCAGCGCCCGCCGCGACACGCCCTAG
- the treZ gene encoding malto-oligosyltrehalose trehalohydrolase — translation MLFEVWAPLAERVTLLLEGREHPMRRERDPARAGWWTASAEVRALAEPGARYGFRLDGGPPLPDPRSRRQPDGPDGLSAVVDHGTYEWQHLWRGRSLPGAVLYELHVGTFTAEGTFDAAVGRLPHLAALGVTHVELMPVCPFPGRHGWGYDGVSPWAVHEPYGGPDGLKRFVDAAHGAGLGVVLDVVHNHFGPYGNHLPAFGPYFTDRHRTPWGDAVNLDGPGSDEVRAYLAGSALAFLDDYRLDGLRLDAVHTLADTRAGHFLAELSAAVDRLAAHTGRPLFLIAESDSNDPRTTAPRALHGHGLHAQWNDDFHHAVHTALTGESHGYYADFAAAPLAAVAKTLRSGFFHDGTYSAFRGRRHGAPLFPGPARAVLPGAPAVCADHFVGYAQNHDQIGNRARGDRLAASLSPGLLACAATLVLLSPLTPMLFMGEEWGARTPWMYFTDHPDPELAEAVRSGRRREFAGQGWDGAAVPDPQSAGTRRRSCLDWTEPERDPHAALLTWHRELLAIRHAHPLLAQVPLGEIHVTYDESARWLIFRSGSLHAAVNLSPHHKAEIPLTDPPQELLAAWAPSGTEYDGVLVLPPESAAVLR, via the coding sequence ATGCTGTTCGAGGTGTGGGCGCCACTGGCGGAACGGGTCACGCTGCTGCTGGAGGGGCGCGAGCACCCCATGCGGCGGGAGCGCGATCCGGCGCGCGCGGGCTGGTGGACGGCGAGCGCCGAGGTACGCGCGCTGGCCGAGCCCGGCGCGCGCTACGGCTTCAGGCTGGACGGCGGCCCCCCGCTGCCCGACCCCCGTTCCCGCCGCCAGCCGGACGGCCCGGACGGGCTCAGCGCGGTCGTCGACCACGGCACGTACGAGTGGCAGCACCTGTGGCGGGGCCGTTCGCTGCCGGGGGCGGTGCTGTACGAGCTGCACGTCGGCACGTTCACCGCTGAGGGCACGTTCGACGCCGCCGTCGGCCGGCTGCCGCACCTGGCCGCGCTGGGCGTCACCCACGTCGAACTGATGCCGGTCTGCCCGTTCCCCGGCCGGCACGGCTGGGGCTACGACGGCGTGTCGCCCTGGGCGGTGCACGAGCCGTACGGCGGGCCCGACGGCCTCAAGCGGTTCGTGGACGCGGCGCACGGCGCGGGCCTCGGGGTCGTACTGGACGTCGTGCACAACCACTTCGGCCCATACGGCAACCATCTCCCTGCCTTCGGTCCGTACTTCACCGACCGGCACCGCACGCCGTGGGGTGACGCCGTGAACCTGGACGGGCCCGGTTCGGACGAGGTGCGCGCGTATCTGGCGGGCAGCGCCCTGGCGTTCCTCGACGACTACCGGCTGGACGGGCTCCGGCTGGACGCCGTGCACACGCTCGCCGACACGCGCGCCGGGCACTTCCTCGCCGAACTCTCCGCCGCCGTCGACCGGCTGGCCGCGCACACCGGCCGCCCCCTCTTCCTGATCGCGGAGTCCGACAGCAACGACCCCCGTACGACGGCGCCGCGCGCCCTGCACGGGCACGGCCTGCACGCCCAGTGGAACGACGACTTCCACCACGCCGTGCACACCGCCCTGACCGGCGAATCGCACGGCTACTACGCCGACTTCGCCGCCGCGCCGCTCGCCGCCGTCGCCAAGACCCTCAGGAGCGGCTTCTTCCACGACGGCACGTACTCGGCGTTCCGCGGCCGCCGGCACGGCGCGCCCCTCTTCCCCGGCCCGGCGAGGGCCGTGCTGCCCGGCGCGCCCGCCGTCTGCGCGGACCACTTCGTCGGCTACGCGCAGAACCACGACCAGATCGGCAACCGCGCGCGCGGCGACCGCCTCGCGGCGTCCCTCTCCCCCGGCCTGCTCGCGTGCGCGGCGACGCTGGTCCTGCTGTCGCCGCTGACACCGATGCTCTTCATGGGCGAGGAGTGGGGCGCCCGTACGCCCTGGATGTACTTCACCGACCACCCGGACCCGGAGCTCGCGGAGGCCGTACGGTCGGGCCGCCGCCGCGAGTTCGCCGGCCAGGGCTGGGACGGCGCGGCCGTACCGGACCCGCAGTCGGCCGGCACCCGGCGGCGCTCGTGCCTCGACTGGACGGAACCGGAACGCGACCCGCACGCCGCTCTGCTCACCTGGCACCGGGAGCTGCTCGCGATCCGCCACGCCCACCCGCTGCTCGCGCAGGTGCCACTGGGCGAAATCCACGTCACGTACGACGAGTCCGCCCGCTGGCTGATCTTCCGCAGCGGCTCCCTGCACGCCGCCGTCAACCTCTCCCCGCACCACAAGGCGGAGATCCCCCTCACTGACCCGCCGCAGGAACTCCTCGCGGCCTGGGCGCCGTCGGGCACGGAGTACGACGGGGTGCTGGTGCTGCCGCCGGAGTCGGCGGCCGTGCTGCGCTAG
- a CDS encoding SAV2148 family HEPN domain-containing protein — MGSGGLELPPGEGNGGGGEAADVPSGAVSLARPMEIGADLDWGADAWTEVRTRAQRAGRAYIWLNLVEQRLRAVVAAVLRPIYEPVHGDEWVIAAAGPAGQEWVQRAVAVREVSRRKGYLLDPADDTVLSFLTLPQLRELMVQHWPCFEPYFVERREVELALDELEVARSAVARNRALSETVLAQAERMSSRLLELLSTPGSAAAPSAHRLPADALEELVGDRFGDVVGVHSDRVRLQRQLPAEDLFGGARRLDAVGIGLNLLVQNYSGRRLVRLAESGCRVRLLFLNPASTAVRRRERELGLKKGEMSRSVEMNILHMRRVRARLRDPAAFEINVFDETPRFTAYLVDGDSAGGLAVVQTYLRRVRGMEAPVFVLRGGSRDLVQDGRGDEEHGLFDTYREEFESVWTDSRPVS, encoded by the coding sequence GTGGGCTCGGGAGGGCTTGAACTCCCTCCAGGTGAGGGCAACGGCGGTGGAGGAGAAGCCGCCGACGTGCCCTCCGGCGCGGTGTCACTGGCACGGCCCATGGAGATCGGCGCGGACCTGGACTGGGGCGCGGACGCGTGGACGGAGGTGCGCACCCGCGCGCAGCGCGCCGGGCGGGCGTACATCTGGCTGAATCTCGTCGAACAGCGGCTGCGTGCCGTCGTGGCCGCCGTCCTCCGCCCCATATACGAGCCCGTGCACGGGGACGAGTGGGTGATAGCCGCGGCCGGCCCCGCCGGGCAGGAGTGGGTGCAGCGGGCCGTGGCCGTACGCGAGGTGAGCAGGCGCAAGGGCTACCTGCTGGACCCGGCGGACGACACCGTCCTCTCCTTTCTGACCCTGCCTCAGCTGCGCGAGCTGATGGTGCAGCACTGGCCGTGCTTCGAGCCGTACTTCGTGGAGCGGCGCGAGGTCGAACTCGCCCTGGACGAGCTGGAAGTGGCGCGCAGCGCCGTCGCCCGCAACCGTGCCCTGTCGGAGACGGTCCTCGCCCAGGCCGAACGCATGTCCTCGCGCCTCCTCGAACTGCTCAGCACCCCCGGCAGCGCCGCCGCGCCGTCCGCGCACCGGCTGCCCGCTGACGCGCTCGAGGAGCTCGTCGGGGACCGCTTCGGCGACGTCGTGGGCGTGCACTCGGACCGCGTACGGCTCCAGCGGCAGCTGCCCGCCGAGGACCTGTTCGGCGGGGCGCGGCGGCTCGACGCGGTGGGCATCGGACTGAACCTGCTGGTGCAGAACTACAGCGGCCGCCGCTTGGTGCGGCTGGCCGAGTCCGGCTGCCGGGTGCGGCTGCTGTTCCTCAACCCGGCCAGCACCGCCGTACGCCGCCGCGAACGCGAACTCGGCCTGAAGAAGGGCGAGATGAGCCGCTCGGTGGAGATGAACATCCTCCACATGCGCCGGGTGCGGGCCCGGCTCCGCGACCCGGCCGCGTTCGAGATCAACGTGTTCGACGAGACGCCGCGCTTCACCGCGTACCTGGTGGACGGTGACAGCGCGGGCGGCCTGGCGGTCGTGCAGACGTACCTGCGGCGCGTACGCGGCATGGAGGCGCCGGTGTTCGTGCTCCGGGGCGGCAGCCGCGACCTCGTACAGGACGGGCGGGGCGACGAGGAGCACGGGCTGTTCGACACGTACCGCGAGGAGTTCGAGTCGGTGTGGACCGACTCGCGGCCCGTTTCCTGA
- a CDS encoding alpha/beta fold hydrolase — translation MAASESASESAGGPRVDSTGEPTENLLLSTADGDLHVCQDGPRDAPVLLLLHGSAASARSWDALVPLLAGTHRVVRIDLLGHGRSAKPADRGYDTPAQAHRVGTVLDRLDVRHAAVAGHSSGGAVATALAERRPELVSALALVNTGPSLDAFLAPRSAAIAPSQWPPTDEQLRQFASTGFSRAGYEIPRELLDDARAMTYHTLTATMRGTTDYLAQQPLPDRLRAVGKPLLVLFGEDDRRWRSSSAADYRAAVPDAEVRLLPGLGHSPILEDPPRTAAPLLAFTARHAVV, via the coding sequence ATGGCTGCTTCCGAATCCGCTTCTGAATCCGCCGGCGGTCCGCGCGTGGACAGCACCGGCGAGCCCACCGAGAACCTCCTCCTGTCCACGGCGGACGGCGACCTCCACGTATGCCAGGACGGCCCCCGCGACGCCCCCGTACTGCTGCTGCTCCACGGGTCGGCCGCCTCGGCCCGCTCGTGGGACGCACTGGTTCCGCTGCTGGCCGGGACCCATCGCGTCGTCCGGATCGACCTGCTCGGACACGGCCGTTCGGCCAAACCGGCGGACCGCGGCTACGACACCCCGGCCCAGGCGCACCGCGTCGGCACGGTGCTGGACCGGCTCGACGTCCGACACGCCGCCGTGGCCGGCCACTCCAGCGGCGGCGCGGTCGCCACGGCCCTCGCCGAACGGCGCCCCGAGCTGGTGAGCGCGCTCGCGCTCGTCAACACCGGGCCCAGCCTCGACGCCTTCCTCGCACCGCGGTCCGCCGCCATCGCACCCTCGCAGTGGCCGCCGACGGATGAGCAGCTACGGCAGTTCGCGAGCACGGGCTTCAGCCGCGCGGGCTACGAGATCCCGCGGGAACTCCTCGACGACGCGCGCGCCATGACGTACCACACGCTCACGGCGACGATGCGGGGCACGACCGACTACCTGGCGCAGCAGCCGCTCCCGGACCGGCTGCGGGCCGTCGGCAAGCCGCTGCTGGTGCTCTTCGGCGAGGACGACCGGCGATGGCGCTCCTCGTCCGCCGCCGACTACCGCGCCGCCGTTCCCGACGCGGAAGTCCGGCTGCTGCCCGGCCTCGGCCACTCCCCCATCCTCGAGGACCCGCCCCGGACCGCCGCCCCGCTCCTGGCCTTCACGGCACGCCACGCGGTGGTCTGA
- a CDS encoding GNAT family N-acetyltransferase — translation MTDTVIHPLVEADARALFTSLDDPGTVGRALLGRPYTTVAEGGEYRPEWTWVALRGGRAVARAAFWAPPGATEPLLLDWFDFAPGEHDTAVRLLREATPRVEYELILPPGWRDTPGTRAAAEARIGAAEAAGYRLLVERFRYDWTPDRGLPALPGRLVFRPEPDDAVILDVLRRITRGTLDAHALHALATVGPDDPEKGIEVAAREDMDHLLRMRSPREWWRLAYTPDGELVGLHVPGLIPSGPCVAFIGVVPEQRGHGYAYDLLADSTHQLVGGGAESIAASTDLGNAPMAASFAKAGYPVTQHRYCMTPPAG, via the coding sequence ATGACCGACACGGTCATCCACCCGCTCGTCGAAGCCGACGCGCGCGCTCTCTTCACCTCCCTGGACGACCCGGGGACCGTCGGCCGCGCACTGCTCGGCCGCCCGTACACCACCGTCGCCGAGGGCGGCGAGTACCGCCCCGAGTGGACCTGGGTCGCGCTCCGCGGCGGCCGCGCCGTCGCACGTGCCGCCTTCTGGGCGCCGCCCGGCGCGACGGAACCGCTGCTGCTCGACTGGTTCGACTTCGCGCCCGGCGAGCACGACACCGCCGTACGGCTGCTGCGCGAGGCCACCCCGCGCGTCGAATACGAACTGATCCTGCCGCCGGGCTGGCGTGACACGCCCGGCACGCGTGCCGCCGCCGAGGCCCGTATCGGCGCGGCGGAGGCCGCCGGGTACCGGCTGCTCGTGGAGCGGTTCCGGTACGACTGGACGCCGGACCGCGGGCTGCCCGCGCTGCCCGGACGGCTCGTCTTCCGGCCCGAACCGGACGACGCCGTGATCCTCGACGTGCTGCGCCGCATCACGCGCGGCACGCTCGACGCGCACGCCCTGCACGCCCTCGCCACCGTCGGCCCGGACGACCCGGAGAAGGGCATCGAGGTGGCCGCGCGGGAGGACATGGACCACCTGCTGCGGATGCGTTCACCGCGCGAGTGGTGGCGCCTGGCGTACACCCCGGACGGCGAACTGGTCGGGCTGCACGTGCCCGGTCTGATCCCGAGCGGGCCGTGCGTGGCGTTCATCGGTGTCGTACCGGAGCAGCGCGGCCACGGGTACGCGTACGACCTCCTCGCCGACAGCACCCACCAGCTGGTCGGCGGGGGCGCGGAGTCGATCGCGGCCAGTACGGACCTGGGGAACGCGCCGATGGCGGCCTCGTTCGCCAAGGCGGGGTACCCGGTCACGCAGCACCGCTACTGCATGACGCCGCCCGCCGGGTGA
- the treY gene encoding malto-oligosyltrehalose synthase: MTPTATYRLQLRPEFPFAAAEEAVPRLARLGVSHLHLSPVLTAVPGSAHGYDVTDHGTVRAELGGEAGLRALSDAARRHGLGLVLDIVPNHMAVPADVRLNLPLWETLREGPGSPYGRWFDVDWAAGGGRMLLPVLAGPLRTEQDALRVEGGVLRYGPHVLPLRDGTDGLPLPELLDAQHYRLAWWRLARSELNYRRFFTVSELIGVRVEDPAVFDATHATVLRLLRDGVADGLRVDHPDGLADPAGYLRRLHKATGGRWTVVEKILARDETLPARWPVDGTTGYDALHRVDGLFTDPYGHAELTAHYREFTGVPDDRGGDWHATVRRAAYKVLTGELAAETDRLTRTAVRACEEADGLRLRDHAPPALRTALREVLVRLPVYRPYATAGRPAGEADTRTLETAAEKARAAFARAHAADGGGGGGGTYGDPREAEAVDVVRDLALGRLGDGPAPRDFAARFAQVSSALRAKAVEDTAFYRYAPLLSACEVGGDPGHPYVSPEEFHAYCARVQRDWPTTATALSTHDTKRSADARAAVTALTECPERWRDLLTAVTRQTARATGRDAPDPHLAWTAWQTAVALGTPSVERLTEALLKAVREAALRTGWTAPDEAYESAVAEFAADGPCGPALYALAEWAKEAWPYVRANQLGMALLQLTMPGVPDLYMGTERPYHALVDPDNRRPPGALGVPDDFDGAAAGRGADREKLRLTCTALRLRRDRPELFLDTASYAPLRATGPAAGHCVAFVRSGAVASVVTRLARRLHDAGGWRGTELPLPDGRWRELLTDRAVEGGGTRDVAELLDDAPVALLLRE, translated from the coding sequence ATGACACCGACCGCCACCTACCGGCTGCAGCTCCGGCCGGAGTTCCCGTTCGCCGCCGCCGAGGAAGCCGTGCCGCGGCTCGCCCGGCTCGGCGTGTCGCACCTGCACCTGTCCCCCGTGCTGACCGCCGTGCCCGGCTCCGCGCACGGCTACGACGTCACCGACCACGGCACCGTACGCGCCGAGCTGGGCGGCGAGGCGGGACTGCGCGCGCTCTCCGACGCGGCACGGCGGCACGGGCTGGGGCTGGTGCTGGACATCGTGCCGAACCACATGGCGGTGCCCGCCGACGTACGGCTCAACCTCCCGCTGTGGGAGACGCTGCGGGAGGGGCCGGGCTCGCCGTACGGGCGCTGGTTCGACGTGGACTGGGCGGCGGGCGGCGGGCGGATGCTGCTGCCCGTGCTCGCGGGGCCGCTCCGTACGGAGCAGGACGCGCTGCGGGTGGAGGGCGGCGTGCTGCGGTACGGGCCGCACGTGCTCCCGCTGCGGGACGGTACGGACGGGCTGCCGCTGCCGGAGCTGCTGGACGCCCAGCACTACCGGCTGGCCTGGTGGCGGCTGGCCCGCAGCGAGCTGAACTACCGGCGGTTCTTCACCGTTTCGGAGCTGATCGGCGTCCGCGTCGAGGACCCGGCGGTGTTCGACGCGACCCACGCCACCGTGCTGCGGCTGCTCCGCGACGGCGTGGCGGACGGGCTGCGCGTCGACCACCCGGACGGTCTCGCCGACCCGGCCGGCTATCTGCGGCGGCTGCACAAGGCGACCGGCGGCCGCTGGACGGTCGTCGAGAAGATCCTCGCCCGCGACGAGACGCTGCCCGCCCGCTGGCCGGTCGACGGCACCACCGGATACGACGCCCTGCACCGCGTCGACGGCCTGTTCACCGACCCGTACGGGCACGCCGAACTCACCGCCCACTACCGCGAGTTCACCGGCGTGCCCGACGACCGGGGCGGCGACTGGCACGCCACCGTACGGCGCGCCGCGTACAAGGTGCTCACGGGCGAGCTCGCCGCGGAGACCGACCGGCTGACCCGTACGGCCGTCCGCGCCTGCGAGGAGGCCGACGGGCTGCGGCTGCGCGACCACGCGCCGCCCGCGCTCCGTACGGCGCTGCGCGAGGTACTCGTACGGCTGCCGGTCTACCGCCCGTACGCCACCGCCGGGCGCCCGGCCGGCGAGGCCGACACGCGGACGCTGGAGACGGCGGCGGAAAAGGCGCGCGCGGCGTTCGCCCGCGCGCACGCCGCTGATGGCGGGGGCGGCGGGGGCGGCACGTACGGCGACCCGCGCGAGGCGGAGGCGGTGGACGTCGTACGGGACCTGGCGCTCGGGCGGCTCGGCGACGGGCCCGCGCCGCGCGACTTCGCTGCCCGCTTCGCCCAGGTGTCGTCCGCGCTGCGGGCCAAGGCCGTCGAGGACACCGCGTTCTACCGGTACGCGCCGCTGCTCTCCGCCTGCGAGGTGGGCGGCGACCCGGGGCACCCGTACGTGTCACCGGAGGAGTTCCACGCGTACTGCGCGCGCGTCCAGCGCGACTGGCCGACCACCGCCACCGCGCTGTCCACGCACGACACGAAGCGCAGCGCCGACGCGCGTGCGGCGGTCACCGCGCTCACCGAGTGCCCGGAGCGGTGGCGCGACCTGCTGACGGCCGTCACCCGGCAGACCGCCCGCGCCACCGGCCGCGACGCGCCCGACCCGCACCTCGCGTGGACCGCCTGGCAGACGGCGGTGGCACTGGGCACCCCCAGCGTGGAACGTCTGACGGAGGCGCTGCTGAAGGCCGTACGGGAGGCCGCGCTGCGGACCGGCTGGACGGCGCCGGACGAGGCGTACGAGAGCGCGGTCGCGGAGTTCGCGGCGGACGGCCCCTGCGGGCCCGCGCTCTACGCGCTGGCGGAGTGGGCCAAGGAGGCGTGGCCGTACGTGCGCGCCAACCAGCTGGGCATGGCGCTGCTCCAGCTGACGATGCCGGGCGTCCCGGACCTGTACATGGGCACGGAGCGCCCGTACCACGCCCTCGTCGACCCCGACAACCGGCGCCCGCCCGGCGCGCTCGGCGTCCCGGACGACTTCGACGGTGCGGCAGCGGGCAGGGGCGCGGACCGGGAGAAGCTGCGGCTGACCTGTACGGCGCTGCGGCTGCGCCGCGACCGCCCGGAACTGTTCCTGGACACCGCCTCCTACGCCCCGCTGCGCGCCACCGGCCCGGCCGCCGGGCACTGCGTGGCGTTCGTGCGCTCCGGCGCGGTCGCCAGCGTCGTCACACGGCTGGCGCGGCGACTGCACGACGCGGGCGGCTGGCGCGGCACGGAACTGCCGCTGCCGGACGGGCGTTGGCGCGAACTGCTGACGGACCGCGCGGTGGAAGGGGGCGGCACGCGGGACGTCGCGGAGCTGCTGGACGACGCCCCGGTGGCACTGCTCCTCCGGGAGTGA
- a CDS encoding DUF1707 and FHA domain-containing protein: MTPLEYRAQPPRVSDADRERALEVLRESAVAGRVSQDTFLRRMEVILQAHQHDELDAAVRDLHSRRRGTRWVFRAVGALSSFPMMVRRAWQKERLPELLLPQPGPYPLSIGRAPGSVLRLNDFSVSRLHAQLRSTDDGWTLRDLGSSNGTWVNGRRVTGTTVVRPGDEVRFGQVGYRLTAP; this comes from the coding sequence ATGACCCCACTCGAGTACCGTGCGCAACCTCCGCGTGTGTCGGACGCGGACCGGGAGCGTGCCCTCGAGGTGCTGCGTGAGAGCGCGGTGGCGGGCCGGGTTTCGCAGGACACGTTCCTGCGCCGGATGGAAGTGATCCTCCAGGCGCACCAGCACGACGAGCTGGACGCCGCCGTACGGGACCTGCACAGCCGCCGGCGGGGCACCCGCTGGGTGTTCCGGGCGGTCGGGGCGCTGTCCTCGTTCCCCATGATGGTGCGCAGGGCGTGGCAGAAGGAGCGGCTGCCCGAGCTTCTCCTGCCGCAGCCCGGCCCGTACCCGCTGTCGATCGGCCGGGCGCCCGGCTCGGTGCTGCGGCTGAACGACTTCTCCGTCTCCCGGCTGCACGCGCAGCTGCGCAGCACGGACGACGGCTGGACGCTGCGCGACCTCGGCTCCAGCAACGGCACCTGGGTCAACGGGCGCCGCGTCACGGGCACGACGGTCGTACGGCCGGGGGACGAGGTCCGGTTCGGACAGGTCGGCTACCGGCTGACGGCACCCTGA
- the glgX gene encoding glycogen debranching protein GlgX has protein sequence MQVWPGHAYPLGATYDGAGTNFAVFSEAADRVELCLLHEDGSETAVELRESDAFVRHAYLPGVMPGQRYGYRVHGPYEPERGHRCNSAKLLLDPYAKAVSGRIDWDEAVYGYHFGAPDRRNDLDSAPHTVSAVVVNPYFDWGHDRLPRTDYHHTVIYEAHVKGLTMLHPKLPRELRGTYAALAHPAVIDHLTGLGVTALELMPVHQFVTDNRLADSGLTNYWGYNTLGYFAPHNAYASWGDRGQQVLEFKQAVRALHEAGIEVILDVVYNHTAEGSHLGPTLSFRGLDNASYYRLADDPRYYMDTTGTGNSLLMRSPHVLQLIMDSLRYWVTEMHVDGFRFDLAATLARQFHEVDRLSSFFDLVQQDPVVSQVKLIAEPWDVGEGGYQVGNFPPLWTEWNGRYRDTVRDLWRGEPRTLAEFGSRLTGSSDLYQDDGRRPLASINFVTCHDGFTLHDLVAYDGKHNEANGEHNRDGESHNRSWNCGAEGATDDPAVLRLRRRQMRNFIATLMLSQGVPMLSHGDEFARTQHGNNNAYCQDSELSWVHWPAPGEEDEMCAFVRAMVRLRRDHPVFRRRRFFHGRPVEGTHDELSDIAWFTPQGDAMVQRDWQEAQAKSLTVFLNGSAISEPGPRGERVTDDSFLLMFHARHAPQEFVVPVDHGRQWQVIVDTADEDPVPEGGGAKVIAGDRLTLTDRSLVVLQRPG, from the coding sequence ATGCAGGTCTGGCCGGGACACGCGTATCCGCTTGGCGCCACCTACGACGGGGCGGGCACGAACTTCGCGGTCTTCTCCGAGGCCGCCGACCGCGTCGAGCTGTGCCTGCTGCACGAGGACGGCTCGGAGACGGCGGTCGAGCTGCGCGAGTCCGACGCCTTCGTACGCCACGCCTATCTGCCGGGGGTGATGCCGGGTCAGCGGTACGGCTACCGGGTGCACGGCCCGTACGAGCCCGAGCGCGGCCACCGCTGCAACAGCGCCAAGCTGCTGCTCGACCCGTACGCCAAGGCGGTCAGCGGCCGCATCGACTGGGACGAGGCCGTCTACGGCTACCACTTCGGCGCCCCCGACCGGCGCAACGACCTCGACTCGGCGCCGCACACCGTCTCGGCGGTGGTCGTCAACCCGTACTTCGACTGGGGCCACGACCGGCTCCCGCGCACCGACTACCACCACACGGTGATCTACGAGGCCCACGTCAAGGGCCTCACCATGCTGCATCCGAAGCTGCCGCGGGAGCTGCGCGGCACGTACGCGGCGCTCGCCCACCCGGCCGTCATCGACCATCTGACCGGCCTCGGGGTGACCGCGCTGGAACTGATGCCGGTGCACCAGTTCGTGACGGACAACCGGCTCGCGGACAGCGGTCTCACCAACTACTGGGGCTACAACACCCTCGGCTACTTCGCCCCGCACAACGCGTACGCCTCCTGGGGCGACCGCGGCCAGCAGGTGCTCGAGTTCAAGCAGGCCGTACGCGCGCTGCACGAGGCCGGCATCGAGGTGATCCTCGACGTCGTCTACAACCACACCGCCGAGGGCAGCCACCTCGGCCCCACGCTGTCCTTCCGCGGCCTGGACAACGCCTCGTACTACCGGCTCGCGGACGACCCCCGCTACTACATGGACACCACCGGCACCGGCAATTCCCTGCTCATGCGCAGCCCGCACGTGCTGCAACTGATCATGGACTCGCTGCGGTACTGGGTGACCGAGATGCACGTGGACGGCTTCCGCTTCGACCTCGCCGCCACCCTGGCCCGGCAGTTCCACGAGGTGGACCGGCTGTCGTCGTTCTTCGACCTGGTGCAGCAGGACCCGGTGGTCAGCCAGGTCAAGCTGATCGCGGAGCCCTGGGACGTGGGCGAGGGCGGCTACCAGGTGGGGAACTTCCCGCCGCTGTGGACCGAGTGGAACGGCCGCTACCGCGACACCGTACGGGACCTGTGGCGCGGCGAGCCGCGCACGCTGGCCGAGTTCGGCTCCCGGCTCACCGGCTCCTCCGACCTCTACCAGGACGACGGACGGCGCCCGCTCGCCTCCATCAATTTCGTCACCTGCCACGACGGCTTCACCCTGCACGACCTGGTGGCGTACGACGGCAAGCACAACGAGGCCAACGGCGAGCACAACCGCGACGGCGAGAGCCACAACCGGTCCTGGAACTGCGGCGCCGAGGGCGCCACGGACGATCCGGCGGTGCTGCGGCTGCGCCGGCGGCAGATGCGGAACTTCATCGCCACGCTCATGCTGTCCCAGGGCGTGCCGATGCTCAGCCACGGCGACGAGTTCGCCCGTACGCAGCACGGCAACAACAACGCGTACTGCCAGGACAGCGAGCTGTCCTGGGTGCACTGGCCGGCGCCGGGCGAGGAGGACGAGATGTGCGCGTTCGTCCGCGCGATGGTCCGGCTGCGCCGCGACCACCCGGTCTTCCGGCGCCGCCGCTTCTTCCACGGCCGCCCGGTGGAGGGCACGCACGACGAGCTGTCCGACATCGCCTGGTTCACTCCGCAGGGCGACGCGATGGTGCAGCGCGACTGGCAGGAGGCGCAGGCCAAGTCGCTGACGGTGTTCCTGAACGGCAGCGCGATCTCCGAGCCGGGCCCGCGCGGCGAACGCGTCACGGACGACTCGTTCCTGCTGATGTTCCACGCCCGGCACGCGCCGCAGGAGTTCGTCGTCCCGGTGGACCACGGACGCCAGTGGCAGGTCATCGTGGACACGGCCGACGAGGACCCGGTGCCGGAGGGCGGCGGCGCCAAGGTCATCGCGGGCGACCGCCTCACCCTCACCGACCGCAGCCTGGTCGTCCTCCAGCGGCCGGGCTGA